From the Thermosynechococcus sp. genome, the window TTGCGACAGGCATGACCCAAGGCCCAAGCACAGTTACTACGCACAGCAGCGATCGCGTCCTGAGCCAAGGCAAGGGCAAGGGCAGGAATGGCAACCGTAGCCGCCTCTTCACTTGCGTCTGCCACCTGACCCAAGGAACTAGCTGCCCACAGGCGCACGGCAGAAATATCCGTTTGCAGGGCATGAATCAAGGGGTCAAGGGTTCGGCGATAAATTTCTGGCAAGGGAAAGCGGACGCCACAGTTGCCCAAAGCCCAAACAATGCCTTTGCGGACATAGCCATTCCAGTCTCGCTCCAATTGCTGAATAAGGGCATCCACCGCTGCCAAACTGGGGTTACGGCCAAGGGCATAGGCAGCACTGAGGCGAACCAGAGGACAGGGTTCTTGCAGGAGATGGATGAGATAGGGTGTGGCGCGTTCATCCTGCAATTCGCAAAAGGCGCGAGCCGCCAACATCCGCTCTGTCACATCGGCAGAGGTCAGCAGGGGCAGCATGGCTTCCGGATCGGGGCGATCGCTCTCCTCATTCGGTAGCGCCGCTAGGGCATCCTCGGAACTGTCCAGAAGGGGGAAATCATTCTCATCCATACTGTTTAATCTACAGGATGCTTGGAATCCCGACTAGAGCGCACCGTTGACTTCCCCCCGAAAGCCATAGATTTGACGAGTGCCACCAAAGGCCACTAGTGGCACCACCCGCTCATCCCCCGGCTCAAAGCGAATGGCTGTGCCAGCGGGAATATCTAAGCGCATTCCTCGTGCTTGTTCACGAGCAAACTGGAGGGCCGGATTGACTTCGTAAAAGTGGTAGTGAGACCCCACCTGAATTGGGCGATCGCCCGTATTGGCGACCGTTAAAGTCACCGTTGGCCGGCCCGCATTAAGTTCAATGGTTCCCTCTGCGGGGATCAGTTCACCGGGAATCATGGGGGTCGCAGCCCATCTCTAAAGATATCCCTATCCTAGGGGTAGAGGCGCACCCGCTGCCAGTGGTCTCCTTGGCGACGATAGCACAGGCGATCGTGGAGGCGATTGGGTCGCCCTTGCCAAAATTCAATCAGAGTCGGTAGGACACGATAGCCTCCCCAATGCTCTGGCCGAGGGACATTTTCGCCGTAGCGGGCCTCCACTGCCGCCAGGCGGGCTTCCAGCTCGGCGTAGGACTCTAAAACCTCACTCTGCTGGGAGGCCCATGCCCCCCAACGGCTACCCAGGGGACGACTTTGAAAGTAGGCATCAGACTCCGCCGCACTAATTTGCTCAACATTGCCCTCAATGCGCACCTGCCGTTCTAGCTCTGCCCACCAAAACACAAGGGCAGCCTTGGGATGGGCGGCTAATTCCCGACCTTTGCGACTGCGGTAGTTCGTGAAAAAGACAAACCCGCGATCGTCCACTTCCTTGAGCAACACCAGTCGGGCAGCGGGCATCCCATCCAGGCCAACTGTGGCCAGTGTCATTGCATTGGGTTCCGGCAACTCGGCGTTGACCGCCTCCGTAAACCAGAGGCGAAACTGTTCGATGGGATCCTCGGCAGCCTCGCTTTCGAGGAGACGTTGACGACGGTAATCACGGCGCAGATCAGCAATGCTGGTCATGGGTTTTCTTTGGACTGCTTGTTTGGGAATTCTTCACTGATCCTAGAGGATTCCACGGGCGATCGCCGCCAGAGGGCGCGGAAAAAATAGCTCAGCAGTAAAAAAATTAAACCAAACCCCATGAATAGGAGCACTCGCCACACCGGCGCAAGATTGATGAGATCAACCAAGAAAAGCCGCCCTAAAGTAATGATGAGGGTGATTAAGGCCACCGTGCGCACCGCGGCGCTGTCCCGTTGCAACCCAGCGATGAGCAGTCCCACGCCAAACAGTCCCCAGACAAGGGTGGCTGCCCCCGTGCCCAAGGGTGCTAGTTCGTGCTGAATCCAACTCATCGTTACCCCATAGCCCAAGGTCCAGTACAGGGGGCGGGTGGGTGGGGGCAAAAAACGAGTACTGACGGCTGCGGCGCCAAGCACCACCAAATGGGTGACAAAAGCCAGATTCCACAGCGGGGGGCGATCGGCGCCGGTAAAAAGCAGGTGACCAACAAAGCCAAGGCTGAGTAGTCCCCACCAAAGATGGGCAATAATCCGCAGGGGTCGCGAGGAATAGTGTTGGCTCAGATAATGCAAAATCAGTCCCTCAATCGCCAGGGGTGCCAGGATAAAGCGATTGCTGGAGGAGCGAACAACAATGCCAAAGGCAATCAGCACAAGTCCCGTCAAGCTATAGACCCAGCGCCAAGGTGGCGGTAGGCGTCGCCAGAGCAGACTAGTTCCGAGGTAAAGCACCCCAAAAAGGATAAACATCCGCCCCGTTATCGTTGCTGACCACCCCCAGAGGGCAGCACTCAAGCTGAGGGCAATCAGTGGGTTAAAAGGGGCGATCGTTTGACCATAGGGTTGTGGGGAAGTCTTTTGGGGGCGATATAGCTCCGCTGCGCTGTTGCGATCGCGCCACTGATACCAAGGGGGCAATACCGTAAAGCCCAACCAAGTCAACCCCAGAATCCCCTGTAACGCCACCACCTGATCAACGTGCTGAACGGTCACAGACACCCTTAACATCACCCATCCCAGCCAAAAGGTTGACAGCAGGAGCGATCGCCAGCCCTTTACCGCATAAATTGCCCAGCTGCCTAAGAGGATTAAAAAGGTGTAACTGGCCAAGGCCAAAGGGCGACTAGTCTCTGGGTTGTAGAGCAGCAAGGGGGTCCCTAGGCCGCCAGCCACACCAATCACTGCAAAGATGGCTCGATTTTGGCGCAACGACATGAAAAACGCCCCCAGGGTTAGCAACACCATCACTGGGAAGGCCACCCCCCAAGGCATGACCCTCAAAAACTGATAGCCAGCAAAGATCGTGAGGTAATAGGTTGCGAGGCCACCCCCCTGCAAAAACTGGCTCAAGATAGCTCGCCGCTGCAACCGCCAGCCCAAGCCCATCAAGGCAGTCCCGATCGCAAAACCCATGGCAACGAGAACTGCATCGCTAATCCAGCCCAATTCAACGGCATACCGAAAGAGGAAACCAATCCCCAACAGCAGCAGGCCAATGCCGAGACGGTTGAGCCACAGTTCCCAATTTTGTAGCCAGTCAGCTTGGGCAGGGGTGGGTGCCACCAATGGGGATTCAGGAGCTTGGGATTGTGCTTTGATCGCCGCCGGTTCCTCAGGTGGCGTTGATGGTGTTGAAGGTTCTGGGACTCCAGAAGAAGAGCGGTCTTCACGGAAAATAGCGGTTTGCAGAATCTCGAGCGATCGCTGGAGAGCAGCCACAGCGGCTTCTAAGTTGTCCAGACGACGCCGCAAGTCATCCCTGTCTTCCATAATCTGACTCCCTACGGACGATATCCCCGTTTTATGCGCTCCAGGGGAGGGCAATTCCTTGGGCAATGCACTTTATGGAGTGGCTGGAGGAGCATCGCCACAGGAGTAAAAGAGAAACAAAATTGGGTCAGCCATCGTCCTGTAACACACAGAAAAGGTTACAAAAAGCAAATTTTCTATCTTAGAAAAATTTTTATTTTTGGTGATCTGAGTCACAAAAGCATTCGGAAATTAAAAACAATTTATTAAAAGTTTATAAAATTTCCTTATTTTCTCTTATCAACTGTAAATTCCGTCAATGTGCCAGTCTGCGTAGGTTTCACCGCCTTCAGCGCTTTTTTATTCTCTTTCAAAATGTTTGCCACAAACAAAATGCTCCTGATGCTTGATTCTAGGCCTTCGTGGTAGGTTGAAACAGTTCCGCGATGAGAGCGAACACGGCACCAGTAGGGGGTACCCCTGTGTGATGTTGGTGCCCTACTGTCCAGCCGTATGGATGCCCTTTTTAACGGACGCCTATGAAAAAAACGCTTTATGTGGGTCTGACAACAACCACGTTGGCTGTGTTGGGAACGCTTTCCAGTAGCCGGGCAATTACACCCACACCAGCCCCAGACTCTGTTTCAGCCCCAGCCTCGCCCGCCGTTGCCACCAAAGTTGGGGAACGCCAAGCCACTGCCCCGGTGATAACGCGAGCGATCGCCAGTCTCCATCGTCACCAACAGCAAGGCCGCGAAGCCGTAACCGTCTACTTGCGGGGGATTCCTGTACTCACCTTCTTGGGGCAGCGGGTCGCAGCCACGCAGGGCGTCAAAGTCGCTGCCGCTAATAGCGCTGGCATGCCAGAGCAAACCACCCTCTCAGAGGCAGCCCAACAGGCAACCCTTCTCACTGCTCGCCTCAATCAGCTCCACGAACAGGGCTTTGACGCCAACCTTGTGCGTGTGCGTTGGGATGCCCAACAACAGAGCTATCGCATCTACGCCGATCAAGAACCTCTCCTGACCCTGAACAATCAGGTAATCCTCCCGAATAGTTCACAACGCAACGATGAAAACGCCCTGCGAATTGCCAACCTGATCCGACGCCAGTTGGGCAATGCCCCTGCTTTAACCAGCGTAGAGGGCAGCCCAAATACAGTTGTGGCCGTGGGGCCAATTCGGATGCAGTTTACGGGCATTGCCTCCTGGTATGGCCCCGGCTTCCATGGTGGCCGCACCGCCAATGGTGAGCGCTTTGATCAAAATGCCCTGACGGCCGCCCATCGCACACTGCCCTTTGGTAAACGGGTGCGGGTGACCAATCTCCAAAATGGCCGCTCAGTGGTGGTGCGGATTAACGATCGCGGGCCTTTTACGGGGGGACGGGAAATTGACCTCTCGCGGGGGGCGGCGGCTGCCATTGGCCTCATTGGGGCCGGTGTCGGATATGTACGCATTGACGTTTTGGACTAAGCCCACCCCCTAAGGGCAAAGTGATAGAATGAACGACATGCTAGGGGTGTCTGCGGTCACAGCAGGCTGAGAGCAAACCCTTAGAACCTGAACCAGATCATGCTGGCGCAGGGAAGCTGTCTAGAGAGGATTCTATCAATGGTGCGTAGCGAATGGATTGCTGCCCGCAAAGGGCACGACAATGTCACCCAAATGCATTATGCCCGCCAAGGGATGATCACCGAAGAAATGCACTATGTGGCACGGCGGGAAAACTTGCCCCCTGAATTGATTCGCGATGAAGTGGCCCGCGGGCGGATGATTATTCCCGCCAATATCAATCACCCCAACCTTGAGCCGATGGCAATTGGAATTGCCGCTAGGTGCAAAGTCAATGCCAACATTGGTGCTTCCCCCAACTCCTCCAGCCTTGAGGAAGAGCTAGAAAAGCTGCGGCTTGCAGTGAAGTATGGTGCCGATACGGTGATGGATCTCTCCACAGGGGGGGGTGACCTCGATGCCATTCGCACCGCCATTATTAATGCCTCACCGGTGCCCATCGGTACAGTGCCCGTCTACCAAGCCCTTGAAAGTGTCCACGGCAACGTTGAGCGGCTCACCCCTGAGGATTTTCTCCATGTGATTGAAAAGCACGCCCAGCAGGGGGTGGACTACATGACGATCCATGCAGGGATTCTCATTGAATACCTGCCCTTGGTAAAAAACCGTATTACTGGAATTGTGTCCCGCGGGGGTGGCATTCTTGCCAAGTGGATGCTATATCACCACAAACAAAATCCCCTCTATACCCACTTCCGCGACATTATTGAGATCTTCAAAAAATATGATGTCTCCTTCTCCTTGGGAGACTCGCTGCGGCCGGGGTGTCTGCATGATGCTTCCGATGAAGCCCAACTGGCGGAATTGAAAACCCTTGGTCAGCTTACCCGCAAGGCTTGGGAACACGACGTCCAAGTCATGGTGGAAGGGCCCGGCCATGTCCCCATGGATCAAATTGAATTTAATGTGCGCAAGCAGATGGAGGAATGCTCTGAAGCTCCCTTCTATGTCCTTGGTCCTCTGGTAACTGACATTGCCCCCGGCTATGACCACATTACCAGTGCCATTGGCGCTGCCATTGCCGGCTGGTACGGCACGGCCATGCTTTGCTATGTGACCCCCAAAGAGCACCTCGGCTTACCCAATGCCGAAGATGTGCGCAATGGCTTGATTGCCTACAAAATTGCGGCTCACGCGGCGGATATTGCCCGTCACCGGCCGGGGGCGCGCGATCGCGATGATGAACTGTCGCGGGCACGGTACAACTTTGACTGGAACCGCCAGTTTGAACTGGCGCTAGATCCAGAGCGGGCCCGGGAATACCACGACGAAACCCTGCCGGCAGATATCTATAAAACCGCCGAGTTCTGCTCCATGTGCGGGCCCAAATTTTGCCCCATGCAAACGAAAGTGGATGCCGAGGCCCTTGCGGAACTGGAAAAATTCTTGGCCAAAGATAAACACCAAGTGAGCGCTTCCGCCTAGGACATGGCAGCGAACTGGCAGGGAGGGGGGGTGATTGCGATCGCCCTCCTTTTTGATGTCACCAATGGCTTCCATGATGCCGCCAATGCCATTGCAACGGTGGTGGCCACCCGTGCCCTTTCCCTGCGCTCGGCGCTCCTCCTTGCTGCTGTGGCTAATTTTGGTGGTGCTTTCCTGAGTACGCGGGTGGCACTCACCATTGAAGCAGGCATTCTCAACAGCACTGCCTTGGGTGGTCATTGGTTTGGCGTCATTGGTGCTGCCCTCCTTGGTGCGATGGCCTGGAATTTGTTCACTTGGTATTGGGGCTTGCCCAGTAGTTCTTCCCATGCCCTCATTGGCGGCTTGGTGGGGGCGGGGATGTCCCAAGTCTCA encodes:
- a CDS encoding HEAT repeat domain-containing protein; its protein translation is MDENDFPLLDSSEDALAALPNEESDRPDPEAMLPLLTSADVTERMLAARAFCELQDERATPYLIHLLQEPCPLVRLSAAYALGRNPSLAAVDALIQQLERDWNGYVRKGIVWALGNCGVRFPLPEIYRRTLDPLIHALQTDISAVRLWAASSLGQVADASEEAATVAIPALALALAQDAIAAVRSNCAWALGHACRKIPLGPLYTQAIDQLIAALQDSDMGVQEDAKAALFKLGDARGLQAIEDLQLEAFG
- the pdxH gene encoding pyridoxamine 5'-phosphate oxidase, with product MTSIADLRRDYRRQRLLESEAAEDPIEQFRLWFTEAVNAELPEPNAMTLATVGLDGMPAARLVLLKEVDDRGFVFFTNYRSRKGRELAAHPKAALVFWWAELERQVRIEGNVEQISAAESDAYFQSRPLGSRWGAWASQQSEVLESYAELEARLAAVEARYGENVPRPEHWGGYRVLPTLIEFWQGRPNRLHDRLCYRRQGDHWQRVRLYP
- the thiC gene encoding phosphomethylpyrimidine synthase, coding for MRSEWIAARKGHDNVTQMHYARQGMITEEMHYVARRENLPPELIRDEVARGRMIIPANINHPNLEPMAIGIAARCKVNANIGASPNSSSLEEELEKLRLAVKYGADTVMDLSTGGGDLDAIRTAIINASPVPIGTVPVYQALESVHGNVERLTPEDFLHVIEKHAQQGVDYMTIHAGILIEYLPLVKNRITGIVSRGGGILAKWMLYHHKQNPLYTHFRDIIEIFKKYDVSFSLGDSLRPGCLHDASDEAQLAELKTLGQLTRKAWEHDVQVMVEGPGHVPMDQIEFNVRKQMEECSEAPFYVLGPLVTDIAPGYDHITSAIGAAIAGWYGTAMLCYVTPKEHLGLPNAEDVRNGLIAYKIAAHAADIARHRPGARDRDDELSRARYNFDWNRQFELALDPERAREYHDETLPADIYKTAEFCSMCGPKFCPMQTKVDAEALAELEKFLAKDKHQVSASA
- a CDS encoding septal ring lytic transglycosylase RlpA family protein; the encoded protein is MKKTLYVGLTTTTLAVLGTLSSSRAITPTPAPDSVSAPASPAVATKVGERQATAPVITRAIASLHRHQQQGREAVTVYLRGIPVLTFLGQRVAATQGVKVAAANSAGMPEQTTLSEAAQQATLLTARLNQLHEQGFDANLVRVRWDAQQQSYRIYADQEPLLTLNNQVILPNSSQRNDENALRIANLIRRQLGNAPALTSVEGSPNTVVAVGPIRMQFTGIASWYGPGFHGGRTANGERFDQNALTAAHRTLPFGKRVRVTNLQNGRSVVVRINDRGPFTGGREIDLSRGAAAAIGLIGAGVGYVRIDVLD
- a CDS encoding DUF2339 domain-containing protein, producing MEDRDDLRRRLDNLEAAVAALQRSLEILQTAIFREDRSSSGVPEPSTPSTPPEEPAAIKAQSQAPESPLVAPTPAQADWLQNWELWLNRLGIGLLLLGIGFLFRYAVELGWISDAVLVAMGFAIGTALMGLGWRLQRRAILSQFLQGGGLATYYLTIFAGYQFLRVMPWGVAFPVMVLLTLGAFFMSLRQNRAIFAVIGVAGGLGTPLLLYNPETSRPLALASYTFLILLGSWAIYAVKGWRSLLLSTFWLGWVMLRVSVTVQHVDQVVALQGILGLTWLGFTVLPPWYQWRDRNSAAELYRPQKTSPQPYGQTIAPFNPLIALSLSAALWGWSATITGRMFILFGVLYLGTSLLWRRLPPPWRWVYSLTGLVLIAFGIVVRSSSNRFILAPLAIEGLILHYLSQHYSSRPLRIIAHLWWGLLSLGFVGHLLFTGADRPPLWNLAFVTHLVVLGAAAVSTRFLPPPTRPLYWTLGYGVTMSWIQHELAPLGTGAATLVWGLFGVGLLIAGLQRDSAAVRTVALITLIITLGRLFLVDLINLAPVWRVLLFMGFGLIFLLLSYFFRALWRRSPVESSRISEEFPNKQSKENP
- a CDS encoding urease subunit beta; the protein is MIPGELIPAEGTIELNAGRPTVTLTVANTGDRPIQVGSHYHFYEVNPALQFAREQARGMRLDIPAGTAIRFEPGDERVVPLVAFGGTRQIYGFRGEVNGAL